A portion of the Paenibacillus hamazuiensis genome contains these proteins:
- a CDS encoding YqzL family protein — MRDFSWKYFTMTGDVDAYLLYRQIADVRLEDEEQEEEPGEDSSELVI; from the coding sequence ATGAGAGATTTTTCGTGGAAGTATTTTACAATGACTGGAGATGTCGATGCGTACCTTTTGTACAGGCAAATCGCAGACGTGCGCTTGGAGGACGAGGAGCAGGAGGAAGAACCGGGGGAAGATTCCAGCGAACTCGTCATATAA
- a CDS encoding diacylglycerol kinase: MKHPEKWRRSFRYAYEGIKYALSTQRNLKFHFFAAFVVLLSALYFRLSKVEVLFILLAVTMMIVTELINTAIEKAVDLAMPDRHPLAKIAKDVAAASVLVSAVFAAVAGMIVFYEPIDGLFRQAKQLQHQPVTAGTIWVLLSLVALTVIVIETRFSDKGRLVQPSLLTAVAFAVSTVIGFMSTIAYVVLLAYSLSFLVMLILYDKKSRSFPSLLLGAVIGSGISLLAGLLLQ, translated from the coding sequence TTGAAACATCCGGAAAAATGGCGGCGAAGCTTTCGTTATGCGTACGAGGGGATCAAATACGCGCTTTCGACTCAGCGCAATTTGAAGTTTCACTTTTTCGCAGCGTTTGTCGTCCTTTTATCGGCATTATATTTTCGTCTCAGCAAGGTCGAGGTGCTGTTTATCCTGCTCGCCGTCACGATGATGATCGTCACGGAGCTTATCAACACGGCCATCGAGAAGGCGGTCGATCTGGCGATGCCGGACCGCCATCCGCTTGCCAAAATAGCAAAAGACGTCGCCGCAGCTTCCGTATTGGTTTCTGCGGTTTTTGCCGCTGTAGCGGGGATGATCGTATTTTACGAGCCGATAGACGGCTTGTTTCGGCAAGCCAAGCAGCTGCAGCATCAGCCCGTGACGGCGGGGACGATCTGGGTGCTGCTGTCGCTGGTCGCTTTGACCGTGATCGTCATTGAGACGCGGTTTTCGGACAAAGGGCGGCTCGTTCAGCCTAGCCTGCTGACTGCCGTGGCGTTTGCGGTATCGACCGTGATCGGCTTCATGTCGACGATCGCCTATGTCGTACTGCTTGCCTACAGTTTGTCGTTTTTGGTTATGCTTATTTTATATGATAAAAAAAGCCGATCTTTCCCGTCCCTTTTGCTTGGCGCCGTCATCGGCTCGGGGATTTCGCTGCTCGCCGGATTGCTGCTTCAATAG
- the era gene encoding GTPase Era gives MTNKTAFKSGFVAIIGRPNVGKSTLMNQVIGQKIAIMSDKPQTTRNKIHGVYTTEGAQIVFLDTPGIHKPTSKLGEHMMKVAHSSLNEVDVIMFLVDVAEGLGGGDRFIIEQLKKVTTPVILVLNKIDQVQPEQLLPIIVQYKELYEFAEIVPISSKLGNNVNTLLDQVIKYLSEGPQYYPADQVTDHPEQFVCAELIREKILHLTREEIPHSIAVAIEDMKVAENGVVHISAVIYVERDSQKGIIIGKQGALLKEVGKRARHDIEALLGSKTFLELWVKVKKDWRNQERVLKDLGFREE, from the coding sequence ATGACCAACAAAACCGCATTCAAATCGGGGTTCGTCGCCATCATCGGCAGACCGAACGTCGGCAAATCGACGCTGATGAATCAGGTGATCGGACAAAAAATCGCGATCATGTCGGACAAGCCGCAGACGACCCGCAATAAAATTCACGGCGTTTATACGACCGAAGGCGCACAGATCGTATTCCTCGATACGCCCGGCATCCATAAACCGACGTCGAAGCTGGGCGAGCATATGATGAAGGTCGCGCACAGCTCCTTAAACGAAGTTGACGTGATCATGTTTCTCGTCGATGTAGCGGAGGGGCTCGGCGGCGGCGACCGTTTTATTATCGAGCAGCTTAAAAAAGTAACAACGCCGGTTATTTTGGTGCTGAATAAAATCGACCAGGTACAGCCGGAGCAGCTTCTTCCGATCATTGTGCAGTATAAGGAGCTGTACGAGTTTGCGGAAATCGTGCCGATTTCTTCCAAGCTGGGCAACAATGTGAATACTTTGCTGGACCAGGTGATCAAATATTTAAGCGAAGGTCCGCAGTATTACCCGGCCGACCAGGTGACGGACCATCCGGAGCAGTTTGTTTGCGCCGAGCTGATCCGCGAGAAAATTTTGCATCTGACCCGGGAGGAGATCCCGCATTCCATTGCGGTTGCCATCGAGGACATGAAGGTTGCGGAAAACGGTGTTGTCCATATTTCCGCGGTCATTTATGTAGAGCGTGACTCCCAGAAAGGGATCATCATCGGCAAACAAGGCGCGCTGCTTAAGGAAGTGGGCAAAAGAGCACGTCACGATATCGAGGCGCTGCTCGGCTCCAAAACGTTTCTCGAGCTTTGGGTCAAGGTCAAAAAAGACTGGCGCAACCAGGAACGCGTCCTCAAGGATCTCGGCTTCCGCGAGGAATAA
- the recO gene encoding DNA repair protein RecO, whose protein sequence is MIYRVEGIVIRSMDYGEGNKIITLFSKEVGKVSVMARGAKKVKSRHAAAVQPFTHGYYTFFKGGSMGTLNDAEIIDSFHTLREELKLAAYCSYLTELTDRMLEDQEAHGFLFEQLKAAFQSMAEGKDADILVHIYEMKMLAFAGYSPELMQCVSCGEPSGEMVFSVSMGGILCGRCKAKDARAHVLSGGLLKLLRLFEKLDIRRLGQTDVKEQTKLQLKTLIRAYLDTHIGLQLKSRNFLEQMEKYGI, encoded by the coding sequence ATGATTTATCGGGTAGAGGGGATTGTAATCCGCAGCATGGATTACGGCGAGGGGAACAAGATCATCACGCTTTTCAGCAAAGAGGTCGGCAAGGTGAGCGTGATGGCCCGCGGCGCCAAAAAGGTAAAGAGCCGCCATGCTGCGGCGGTTCAGCCTTTTACGCACGGCTATTATACGTTTTTCAAAGGCGGGTCGATGGGGACGCTGAACGATGCGGAAATCATCGATTCTTTCCATACGCTCCGGGAGGAGCTGAAGCTTGCGGCTTATTGCTCCTATTTGACGGAATTGACCGACCGGATGCTGGAGGATCAGGAGGCTCACGGCTTTTTGTTCGAGCAGCTGAAGGCGGCTTTCCAGTCGATGGCGGAAGGCAAGGACGCCGATATTCTCGTACATATTTATGAAATGAAAATGCTTGCGTTTGCCGGCTACTCGCCGGAGCTGATGCAATGCGTATCGTGCGGCGAACCATCCGGAGAGATGGTTTTTAGCGTTTCCATGGGCGGAATTTTATGCGGGCGCTGCAAAGCGAAAGATGCGAGAGCACATGTGCTTTCCGGGGGACTTCTCAAGCTGCTTCGTCTTTTTGAAAAGCTGGATATACGCCGGCTCGGGCAAACCGATGTCAAGGAGCAAACGAAGCTGCAGTTGAAAACGTTAATCCGCGCTTATTTGGATACCCATATCGGGCTTCAGCTCAAATCGCGAAACTTTCTGGAGCAAATGGAAAAGTACGGCATCTGA
- a CDS encoding YaiI/YqxD family protein: protein MNPKIIVDADACPVKAEIVQAAAMFHVRVMMVASFDHRLTVPEEVEVVQVDRSDQAVDLYISNRIAAGDILVTQDFGLAAIGLGKKATVLSPRGQIFSDRTIDFLLDRRHEQAKRRRAGKHSKGPKPFTSEDRERFLQSLTKVLSDLQENVGLKANM from the coding sequence ATGAACCCGAAAATTATTGTCGATGCCGATGCCTGTCCCGTAAAAGCCGAAATTGTGCAAGCAGCCGCCATGTTTCATGTTCGCGTGATGATGGTGGCTTCTTTTGATCATCGGCTGACCGTGCCGGAAGAGGTGGAGGTTGTGCAGGTGGACCGCTCCGATCAGGCGGTGGACTTGTACATATCCAATCGAATCGCCGCAGGGGATATTCTTGTGACGCAGGATTTCGGCCTGGCGGCTATCGGGCTCGGGAAGAAGGCGACGGTGCTCTCTCCCAGAGGGCAAATTTTTTCCGATCGGACCATCGATTTTTTGCTGGACCGCCGGCACGAGCAGGCGAAGCGCCGCAGGGCCGGAAAGCATTCCAAAGGGCCGAAACCTTTTACTTCCGAGGATCGGGAGCGATTTCTACAAAGTTTGACAAAAGTTTTGTCGGACTTGCAGGAGAATGTAGGTCTTAAGGCGAATATGTAG
- the ybeY gene encoding rRNA maturation RNase YbeY, translating to MSLTLEWNNEQDAHEIPDTLIVRLKQLLQLAGEAEGIEDGEVALTLVDDETIHQLNKEYRGIDKPTDVLSFAMQEKGEDELEILYEEAEAFGGDEGDESEALEEFVEPLGDIIISVPRAIAQAEEYGHSFERELGFLFVHGFLHLIGYDHQDEEQEKEMFGKQEAILEKAGLTR from the coding sequence ATGAGCTTAACTTTGGAGTGGAACAATGAGCAGGACGCTCATGAAATCCCGGACACCCTGATCGTCCGGCTGAAGCAGCTGCTGCAGCTGGCGGGAGAAGCGGAAGGGATAGAGGATGGCGAGGTTGCTCTGACGCTTGTCGACGACGAGACGATTCACCAGTTGAACAAGGAATACCGCGGGATCGACAAGCCGACCGACGTGCTGTCGTTTGCGATGCAGGAGAAAGGAGAGGACGAGCTCGAAATCCTGTACGAAGAAGCGGAAGCTTTCGGCGGCGATGAGGGCGATGAGTCGGAAGCGCTTGAAGAGTTCGTCGAGCCGCTCGGAGATATTATCATTTCCGTACCCCGGGCGATCGCGCAAGCCGAAGAATACGGACACTCCTTCGAGAGAGAGCTCGGTTTTCTGTTCGTGCACGGGTTTCTCCATCTGATCGGGTACGACCATCAGGACGAGGAGCAGGAGAAAGAGATGTTCGGCAAGCAGGAAGCAATATTGGAAAAGGCGGGGCTGACGCGTTGA
- a CDS encoding cytidine deaminase → MCSQRRPLTLLQHDSVDSAFSPQFQERGVKMIKEELIEKAKEARERAYVPYSRFKVGAALLDRHGRIHMGCNVENAAYGPTNCAERTALFRAIADGEPRRTFQAIAVVGDTKRPITPCGVCRQVLVELCAPDMPVLLSNLNGNVEETTVAALLPGAFTENDL, encoded by the coding sequence ATCTGCTCACAAAGGCGACCGCTAACGCTTCTCCAGCACGATTCCGTCGACTCCGCTTTCTCACCACAATTCCAGGAAAGGGGAGTAAAAATGATTAAAGAAGAACTGATCGAAAAAGCGAAGGAAGCAAGGGAGAGGGCCTACGTGCCTTATTCCCGTTTTAAAGTCGGCGCGGCGCTGCTGGACCGGCACGGACGCATACATATGGGCTGCAATGTGGAAAATGCAGCTTACGGGCCGACCAACTGCGCGGAGCGTACCGCACTGTTCCGGGCGATTGCCGACGGGGAGCCGCGGCGGACGTTCCAGGCGATCGCCGTGGTCGGCGATACGAAGCGCCCGATCACCCCGTGCGGCGTATGCCGCCAAGTGCTGGTGGAGCTTTGTGCGCCCGATATGCCGGTGCTGCTGTCCAATCTGAACGGCAATGTGGAAGAAACGACCGTCGCCGCATTGCTGCCGGGCGCTTTTACCGAAAACGATTTGTAA
- the dnaG gene encoding DNA primase, producing MSNGRIPNEVIEAVLKHHDIVDVVGRYVHLTKQGHYLKGLCPFHSEKTPSFTVTPEKQIFHCFGCGAGGSAIHFLMGVEGYSFGEAVREMAKEAGIVLGIETETTEEGVRQNKEKTALLQAYEFTAKLYQYILKNTDEGKAAMNYLKSRGMTDKLIDTFQIGYAPPKWDTLAQLLQKREYDLVLMERGGLLSAKQDGSGYVDKFRDRIMFPICDAKGHVIAFGGRAMGDAQPKYLNSPETMLFNKSRNLYNFHMARPHIRKAQQLVLLEGYMDVIKSWEAGIENGVATMGTALTDEHAKIIRNNAEHVVVAYDGDSAGQNAAYKSIAILEKAGCHVKVALLPDGLDPDEYVKLHGSERFAREIIDAAVPSIKYKLLYFRKNYKLQEDGEKLRYIQHALKIIAGVASPVDREHYVKELSSEFHYTYEALWQNLNEIRLQMEKNKNHGDNNDKPWNNVMNNGPVTQRAQALFPAYHNAEQKLLAVMMHDREVAHYVERHLGGQFHVEAHAALAAYLYSYYAQGNEPNVSAYISMLQDDGLVSTASYIADIGVSHATSEKVIDDYIRQVKNHYLQEEMKRKKEEQIRAERSGDVLLAARIGLEIITLGKQLKSS from the coding sequence ATGAGTAACGGACGCATTCCTAACGAAGTGATCGAAGCTGTCCTCAAACACCATGACATCGTTGATGTGGTTGGTCGATATGTCCATCTTACGAAGCAAGGACATTACCTGAAAGGCCTTTGCCCGTTCCATTCGGAAAAGACGCCCTCGTTTACGGTTACGCCCGAGAAGCAAATTTTTCACTGCTTCGGCTGCGGTGCGGGAGGCAGCGCCATTCATTTTCTGATGGGCGTGGAAGGCTACAGCTTCGGTGAAGCGGTGCGCGAAATGGCCAAGGAAGCGGGCATCGTTCTCGGTATCGAGACGGAAACAACCGAGGAAGGCGTCAGGCAAAACAAAGAAAAAACGGCGCTGCTCCAAGCTTACGAGTTTACCGCCAAGCTGTATCAGTATATTTTGAAAAATACCGACGAAGGCAAGGCGGCGATGAACTACCTGAAGTCCCGCGGCATGACGGATAAGCTGATCGATACGTTTCAAATCGGCTACGCTCCTCCCAAGTGGGATACGCTCGCCCAGCTGCTGCAAAAACGCGAATACGATCTCGTTTTGATGGAGCGAGGTGGGCTGCTCAGCGCCAAACAGGACGGCAGCGGGTATGTCGACAAATTTCGCGACCGCATCATGTTTCCGATTTGCGACGCCAAAGGGCATGTGATCGCCTTCGGCGGGCGCGCGATGGGAGATGCGCAGCCGAAATATTTGAACAGCCCGGAGACGATGCTTTTTAACAAAAGCCGGAATTTGTACAATTTTCACATGGCCCGCCCACACATCCGCAAAGCTCAGCAGCTTGTCCTGCTGGAAGGATACATGGACGTGATCAAATCGTGGGAGGCCGGTATTGAAAACGGCGTCGCCACCATGGGGACGGCACTCACCGACGAGCATGCGAAGATCATCCGCAACAACGCCGAGCATGTGGTCGTCGCCTACGACGGGGACAGCGCAGGACAAAACGCCGCTTACAAAAGCATCGCGATTTTGGAAAAAGCCGGATGCCACGTCAAGGTAGCTCTGCTGCCGGATGGTCTGGACCCGGACGAATACGTCAAATTGCATGGTTCTGAACGATTTGCGCGGGAGATCATCGATGCTGCCGTGCCGTCGATCAAATATAAACTTCTTTATTTTCGCAAAAATTACAAGCTGCAGGAGGATGGGGAAAAGCTACGCTATATCCAGCATGCACTGAAGATCATCGCCGGCGTCGCATCGCCCGTTGATCGGGAGCATTATGTGAAGGAATTATCCTCGGAATTTCATTATACGTACGAAGCTCTTTGGCAGAACTTAAATGAAATCCGGCTTCAGATGGAAAAAAACAAAAATCATGGGGATAATAACGACAAACCGTGGAATAATGTTATGAATAATGGACCCGTGACGCAGCGGGCTCAAGCTTTATTCCCCGCTTACCATAATGCGGAGCAAAAATTGCTGGCCGTGATGATGCACGACCGGGAAGTGGCGCATTATGTGGAGCGGCATTTAGGCGGACAATTTCACGTGGAAGCTCATGCAGCGTTGGCTGCTTACTTATACTCGTATTATGCACAGGGTAACGAGCCGAATGTCAGCGCGTATATTTCTATGCTGCAGGATGACGGACTGGTAAGCACAGCGAGCTACATTGCCGATATCGGTGTAAGCCATGCCACCAGCGAAAAAGTCATCGACGATTACATCCGGCAAGTGAAAAACCACTATCTCCAGGAAGAAATGAAGCGAAAGAAAGAAGAGCAGATCCGGGCGGAACGTTCAGGAGATGTATTATTGGCCGCAAGAATTGGTTTAGAGATTATAACCCTAGGAAAACAGCTGAAATCGTCGTAA
- a CDS encoding pyruvate, water dikinase regulatory protein gives MTKRKLVIFVASDSAGETGEAVVKAAAIQFYPNTVDMRRMAYIHDRSTVDHLLKSAARENGIVVFTLVVPDLRDYLIAQARQLQIKTIDLMGPLLQTLEGAFGQEARHQPGMIHPLDEDYFKKVEAVEFAVKYDDGRDFTGILQADIVLVGVSRTSKTPLSMYLAHKKFKVANVPLVPEIQPPDQLFTVSKDKIIGLTINPVKLNMIRTERLKMLGLPGNASYANVDRISYELEFAGKVMSRIGCTIIDVSNKAVEETASLILDRFRSK, from the coding sequence TTGACCAAGCGCAAGCTCGTTATTTTCGTAGCCTCCGATTCCGCAGGGGAAACGGGGGAAGCGGTCGTCAAGGCGGCCGCCATCCAGTTTTATCCAAACACGGTCGATATGCGCCGGATGGCTTACATCCACGACCGCAGCACGGTCGACCATCTGCTTAAATCTGCAGCCAGGGAAAACGGCATCGTCGTTTTCACGCTTGTCGTTCCCGATCTGCGCGACTATTTGATCGCTCAAGCAAGGCAGCTGCAAATCAAGACGATCGACCTGATGGGTCCGCTGCTGCAAACGCTGGAAGGAGCGTTCGGGCAGGAAGCGCGCCACCAGCCGGGCATGATTCATCCTCTGGACGAGGATTACTTCAAAAAGGTCGAAGCCGTCGAGTTTGCCGTCAAATATGACGATGGCCGCGATTTTACCGGCATTTTACAGGCGGACATCGTGCTGGTCGGCGTTTCCCGGACGTCCAAAACCCCGCTGTCGATGTACCTCGCCCACAAAAAATTCAAGGTCGCGAACGTCCCTCTTGTGCCGGAAATCCAGCCTCCGGACCAGCTGTTCACCGTAAGCAAAGACAAAATTATCGGCCTCACGATCAACCCCGTTAAGCTGAATATGATCCGGACCGAACGGCTGAAAATGCTCGGTCTTCCCGGCAATGCCAGCTATGCCAACGTCGATCGGATCTCTTACGAGCTCGAATTCGCCGGCAAAGTAATGTCCCGCATCGGCTGCACGATTATCGACGTATCGAATAAAGCCGTGGAGGAAACGGCGAGTCTTATTTTGGACCGTTTTCGCAGCAAATAA